CCAGATTTTTACAAGTTTTTGCTTGTCAATTTCGTTACGATTTACAATTCACTCCAATGGCGGCTCCAAAGCGTTTGCTTGTCAGGGAAATGTTTTGTACAAAAGGAACTACATTAGTTTGATTTGACTCGTAAACACGAAATCACTTTATGCTGGTGCGCTTCGACGACCCGGCAAAGTAATTCCATTGTACCAGTAAATACTTATCCGTTTCAATAATAATGACACAaacaacataatttatgtgaTTTTGTGATGTGTTGACCCATAATTACTGTAGGATGTAATGTAACTGCCGCTTGATGCAAGTGCTGAAAATAAAGTCAAAGTTTCCAAAATGCTCTTTCTCTTATAGATTCTGTAGTCCTGAAAAGGACTGTTGGGGTTTGTTGTGCGAATTACAGAACGATGGGAAATTCTCGATTCGACCGCGTCTACCGCAAAACACGCTTTACTTCTTGGCCGCGGCGGGTTTCTTGGCAGCTGCTACTGGTTTCTTCGCGACACCTCCAACCTTCTTTGGTTTCGGGGTTTTCGGCTTGGTCGCTCCCGTTTTCTTCGATGGTTTCGTAGACTTTTGCTTCGGAGTGGCTGACTTCTTCGGCGCGGTTTTCTTGGCTGCGGCTGGCTTCGCTTTTTTCGCGGCAACAGCCGTTTTCGCCTTCTTCGCTCCTTCAGCcttcttcactttcttcttctcgacAGCGGCCTTCGGCTTCTTCGTCGCCGTTTTCTTCTTGTCACCAGAAGTGGCAGGCTTCTTCTTCGGAGCAGCtgcctttttcttcttctcggcGACTGGTTTCTTGGCCTCGGCGGACAGTTTGAACGAACCGGATGCGCCACTGCCCTTCGTCTGCACCAGCTTGCCGTTGGTCACGCCCGTCTTCAGTGCCTTTTTGATGAACGGAGCGAGCTTGGCCACATCGGTGGTGTAGTTCGCGGCCAGATACTTCTTGATCGCCTGCAGAGAAGATCCGTTGCGTTCCTTCAAGGCTTTAATGGCGGCCACAATCATGGTGTTTACTGGCGGATGCGTCGCTGCTTTCTTCGGCTTCTTCAAACCAGCGGAGGCTGCCTTCGCCTTCTTGGCTGACTTGGCCActggcaccgccgccggggcTGCTACTGTAGCCACACTATCTGCcataattttcatcaaactATCTTCCTTTCCGTAGATGAGGGTATTTCACTGCTATatctgttttgttgttgtttccagCTGTTTACGTCGGATTTCACAAACACTAGTAGACTTTGCCGGAGAATGCCGCCAAAATATCCCTCGAATTGCATCTCTCAAATTAGAACATACTTCGCCATAACGCACAATTTCTTGACTTGCCAACATGAACGACTCAAAATTACAGTTTCACTTTTCGACGAAGATCTCAATTATTTCACTCTATGATACATATTATGAGCATTCTACCATACAGAGTACATGTTGAACTATCTACAACAATAGACTACGGACTTTTGCGAAATTGATATCGATTTGTAATTCGATATACATTCGACGGAATCGTCAAATCGGTTGCGATCGAGTAGCTTTTAAGTGAAAAATATATACTATTTTACACAACACCCacattatttacatttttgctaTTAAGTATTGGTTATGTATTATTCAAAATGTATCATTTTCAATATATTTAATATGAGCTTGAGTGCAAAAATTTGAATACAGTAAAGGACACCCGTGCGTTCAGTATCATATTTTTGCGACGCAATCGCCCAGTCCGGATTGCTGTTGTTTCAAATAATTCGTAAAGCAAAGTGTTTTTATGCCATCTTTTCTGTATTTTGCTTAAAATATTGTGAATTTTACAGCTAAATCATTCATAAAATGAGATGAATGAAAGATTTCTAACAGTATCCAATACTTTACTCGTTTTGTGACTGAGAATATTCTTCTTAGAATACTGCATAGTGAAGGTCAACATGGTTCCGAAGCATGAATGATTTCCAAATTAGTGCACTGATACAATGACCcattttcacacattttcataaactaaagaaagattttttgtttattgtttttaaagTATGTTTCATTGTTCGATCCTCCCTAAATTGAAACGAATGTACAGCTACCATAAAACCTTGAGGGCCAAATGATTGAAATCGGGTTTCTTAAGACTTTATGATTCAAAACCATTTCTTTACCTTGATAGtattatttcataaatttaacaaGATGTGTTGGAGATTTGTTCTAATGGATATTAATTCTTTACACAAATTTACCTTAAACGTTATACCAACATTGCAAATATTCACCAATACATTCAGCATCATTATTACGTTTCgaatattgttttatcatttttgttAGTGTATTGAACAACTAAACTTATGTAAATTAGAGTAAAATCCCCATAGTaacatatttatttacttGAAAATAATTGCTTAATAAAAGTAACaagaaataagaaaagaaagttttaATACGCAAAACTCTTTCACTGGATCGGCTTTGCATTACGCAGTACCTTTTCCTTCCAATAAGTTTATGTTGCGACATTTGACTTCTGTATGCCGTACAACattaaaatattgcaaaatGTACCTAGTTCATTTTGTGTATTGAAAGGACCCAAAAGtattattttacttttatatttttattgcatttcgTGTAACAGTTCCATCCCTTGAAACTTCATTGCCGTCACAGGCACCAGGCCTTCAGGAATCGACGCCTTCGGCTAAGTGATTAAACGAGTAAACCATTGGAAATCGCTTGAATTATTTTATATATCCCATTTAATGAATTATTGGGAAactacaaataaaatattgttaaCAAAATAGGGAAAAACATATTCGAAAAACCCTTAACATTACAAATTCTTTGAAACAGTTCTCATTCGTACTGGAAGATTACGACGCAAAAATATGACACTGAACGCACGGGTGTCCTTTACcgttttcaaatttttacACACAATATCATATTAAATATATCAAAAACGATACAATTTGAATAGTACATAATCAATACTTGATaacaaaaatgtaattaatgaAGGTGTTATGTTAGATAGTGCATATTTTTCACTTAAAAGCTAGTCGATCGCAACCGATTTGACGATTCCGTCGAATGTATATCGAATTACAAATCGATATCAATTTCGCAAAAGTCCGTAGTCTATTGTTGTAGATAGTTCAACATGTATTCTTTACTATAGAATACATGTAATATGTACTATAGAGTGAAATAAGTACGATTTTCGTCGAACAGAAAAACTGTAATTTTGAGTTGTTCATATTGGAAAGTCAAAAATTTGAACGTTATGGCGAAGTATGTTCTAATTTGAGAGATGCAAACCGGGTGACCTTGTTTAGTTGTGTGCGTGTaaacttttttgtgtgcgtgtaAGAACTGtaactggggagctacatgaggcgtaacgtaatgtttttgacattataGATTAATGCCATAATAGCATATGAAATAATAGCATAATAGCATATGCTATTATGCTATTATTTCATATGCTATTatgctgtttttatttattatttctatCAGTTTTTCATGTGCGGCGTTCGGTTGATTTCACTTACACTAAGATTTAGACAAATTAtaatgaaaaactaaaccattgaatgaaaaactgaaaaatgaaaacaaaaagtttactgtggggctacatgtggcgtgaaaactagcgtaaagtaaatttgtaatgccaaatcgtttacgcttcgtgtggcagcaaaaatataaaaacgaaatgtcaaacgtgtttttggtccgagaaaatagaaatagaagagaaataaattgatttccaaatatttttttctgtttgtttcgattttgttgctttaccagcaaataagaacttaaattaaccTTTGTTTGTAAGCAaggcgtatgcaaaaagtatttacgctcgggtttacgccttGGCCGACCCGtcaacgttttgacagaggcgcagcagtttggcatcaatctgtaatgtcaaaaacattacgttacgcctcatgtagctccccagtaaGGGCACGAAATTCACCATTTACGCCAGGAATCATAAATTCACCACGAAACAACACACTACTTTCAACTACAACTtcttaatcaaaacaaaatactgCAGAGTGGGTTGATGTGTCAAATATCTTTGATGGTGCCTTTCTTGCTTCGAAGCGATCGGACGATTTGTTATCACCAATTTTCTTATTGTGTCAGTGTTACCAGCTTAATCAGTAATATTTCTCTACGTTTGGTCTAAAATTTCATCCGTAAAGTGtgtaaattgaagcaaaagaACTCTGACAATCTAACCATGGAGTGTGTTCGGTCTCTGCTGCACTATGCTTCCAGATGCTTTACTTGCCAGGAAGACTCATCCGCCCAGGTTAGTTGGACTGGTAATTACATTTCTTGCATTGTGTTAAAAAACGGATCGTATCGCCCATGCTTAGGGAAATGAACCAAACGAACGCACACATTTGCTGGCAGACCCCGTGAGTAACAGTCCTGCCGTTCGTCGGACTGACACTGAAATATTCACTCAGGAGTATCCTAACTCGGTGCCAAAGAAGGACGAACAGTCAGCGTTGGAAAAAATTCTCCAAGAAACAACTGAGTAAGATTTTTTGATGCCAAAGTCTTTCCCATGCTCCAATGGACGTATTCCAACTTCTGTCTATTCCAAGGAACATCATCGATGTAGCTGCTCTAGATACCCAAAAGTTAGAGGCCAGTGAATACAATGATCGTATTCGGATCTACACGCAAAGATTGCAACAACAATGGAATAACGTGAACCACCCGAATCAGGGAGAAAATGGTAGCTTACTCAGAGATATACCGAATCCAGAATTGGTGCTAGCCTCACTTCCAATAACGACGGAGGATATGAGTATGGTATGTTTCGAAGACATACACTGTATTCGTAATGAGGGTTTCAAATTAACaagtttcattttgtgttttgcatttcagaTCCAAAGCATGGTACAAAAGGCAAATGTAGCTGTATCGGAAATCAGTGTTGTACACACCGAAAATCTGGTAGTACCTTTCAGGATTCCATAATATTACGCCGTTAGGAGAAATCTGTAAAATACTGTATACTATAATACTGTATGCCATACGCTGCGTGATTTTGGTTTCCTTCAATAACCTTCTCACTAACCGCGTTCTTGTGCGTTGCGAATGAACTATGGGTAGTTTGCATGTGTATTTCTCACAGGAAGGGAATCAATAATGTCAGGTCAGAAGGGTTAAGAAGAATGTTTTGTAATTGTCGAGGTCGTTAATTCCTTTTGTATCACAACGTTAAAACCGAACAACAGGTGACCGTTAAATCAGTAAATAATCTAGTGATAAGCATCAGATGGCGAGGAATGAAACACCGAAGCGAATGcgtgtaaaataaaacaaatcataagCTAGTTTTTGAACTGGTTGCCTTTCATTTCTTTATTTGCAATTAAACTCTTCCTGCATTAATAACCCGAGTTGCGAGATAACCTCGTTAATAAGCGACGATTCTTCATTCGATTCTTCTTCCGGTTAGGTTTTGCTTGTCATTGCTTGGCAGTGACATACATAAGATGTTTCCTTCCATTCCTTTGAATGGCTAGTTTTGccttttcaaagaaaaactgcgTTAAAAATTCTTCCAAGCAAAACTCATTGCTCTTAATTTCTGTCGTCTTATTAACCGGCCATTATTTAAATACTCACAAAGGATTTGACATTAATCTTTAATGTGAAACCTtcttttacgcttcgtgtggcccccAATTACACCTATTTTTCGGATACAAAGTTGTTCTTTAAAgtatgttggaaaatttgtggCTTATGAATTTAGACTAAATTTATGCTATGCTCGTATGTCGTCCAAAAGTGTAAAACATAATTCTTgattgtttaaataatttctaACTGCAGATTAGATTTAGTTACAATGCCAGTCGAACCTTGCAGGACCCTGCGCTATTGAAATTCAAGGTGCGGTTTTGTAGATGTATTGGTAGAACGAACGCGCTGCTGGGTAAAAGCGTGCAAAGAGTATATTTTAGCATAAAAAGCGTTTTCAGTGTTgtaatgaaatattaaaattttattggaAGAAAAGTTTATTGAAAAGACGCACTTGGATATCTAAAATACGGTTTATGAGGAATTGCGCTATAGTGTGCGTGAGTTTGGTTGAAATTTCCATTCGATGACATATTCTCGTGCTGTCATAGACGAAATTGGATTTGGGCTTGTTCCgtagtttgtaaacaaattggTTTCAGGTGTTTCGTGAAAGGTTCTCGCAACCATGGCTGACAAAGGTTTGGTAAAACGGATTTCGCTTTCGTCGAAAAACCGTTCAAGCTTTACAGTTCCTGGATCCGCTAGCACAGTTCCTGGAACATCTAGTGGTCCAGTTGCAGCAGCCATCGCGGCGGGCAGTAAGCTACCACCTCCGGCCAAGCAAATGGCTAATGCTGTTTCTTCGCCCGGCTCCCCTGATCAGGCTGTACTGATTCCACATATCAAAACGACCGACAATCCGAAGATGTTGCCAAAGTACATGGCTAGTAAGTGAAAGTGGCGCGAACCGTGTGCTAGCAGTTCGGTAATGTTCGTATTTCCTACTATCAGCGCTCGCCAATACAACCGATGAACTGGTTCCGGCAGAAGACTTGGATACAATTCAACTAGAATTGGAGTTGCTTCTTTCAACGGTTGCCCTGCGTTCCAGAGTCTTAAAGGCGGAGTTGGAAACTATCGACAAAGCCGACGAGCGGCGCGAACGTAAAGGGAAACACATGGAGAAGGCTCCCGCTTCCCCGGGCAAACGGAGGCGCGTGGAAGAGAAGCTAAAGCTTCGTGAAAGTGCTGGTAAACTAATCGGCCACCAGATAAAAATATCCAAAATAAAGCACTCCGCTACGGTCGTACCACCCTCGCCGGCACCGTCACAGCACACAGACGACAGCATGGATGCGGTTCCATTTCTACCACAAAACCATCATTTACAGCACATTGGCAGTGACAGTTCGAAACCAATCGTCCCGAAGGACGACACGCCGAACAAGTTTTGGCTCTCGGTAGAACCGTATTGTATGCCCATCTCGCATGAGGATCTGAAGCTTTTGGACGACTTGCTGGAAGAATACTCTGGACCTTTAATACCACCCATACCGGAGCTAGGACCGCATTACAGCACTCAGTGGGCAGCAGACGATATAAGAGAAGAACAGGATTGCGTTGCCAGTTCCGCCACTTCTAagacgaaatcgaaaaatctTACCAATGGCGACGTaggcaaaaaggaaaagttgaTGTAAGTCATCACTATAATCAGATTCTCAATTTGTGTTTCAATATCGGCTGCAGTGCTGAACAAAATCTAATCACAAATTCCACTAACTATCGCCGGTTGCTGTTATTTTAAAGGGGTGAGGGAATCACTGGTCCGCTCACGCAACGCCTTGTTTCGGCTTTGATGGAAGAAAATCTACACCCTGACAGCAATAGTACTAGCAACgagaacagcaacagcagttcCGATGTCACCAACAGTAACAATGCGCGCAGTGCCGTTGCATTACTAAAGAACGGGATTAGTATAGAGCGAAGGCTGCGCAAGGAACTGATAGAGCAGGGCATTTTGGACGCCGACGACATGCCAAAGAGCCAGCAGGATGACGAAATTTTGTCCGAGATCAATCGCGTCCGCACCGAGCTGGTTGTTATCGCGGAGTACAACTCAAACGAGATTCGGAAACTGCAATCGATGGCGAAAGACGAGATGAAACGGATCGAAGTAAAGAGAAAGCTGGATCGCGTCGATCAAGAGGTAATTTGATGCAGAAACATGTTTGAATGGAATAACATCAATTCTAATAACATTCTTATGTGAAATTGTTATATTCTAATTGCAGCTTATGGAATGCTATCAAAAAGTGATTGCAGCCCGGCTTAAAAGGCGCACATTGACTAAACAGGAAAAAGATGAAGTAGTTCGGTTGGCAGAGGAACAAAAGCGGTTGTCAGACCAACTGGAATTGATGCCTGTTCAGGGTCCGTTCGGACGCAATTAGGGAGATTGTGAATGCATAATCCGCAAGTATGCCTTTGAAAAGCTCTCCGAAGATGCAGCAGCATACGGCTTAACAGTCGTTTGAACGGTTCGTTATGAATTTTCCTTCAATAAAACTGTCGGTGGGCAGTGCACAGTTTAGTTGTTGGTATAATTTAGGAGAAAAGGTGAACTTAGCGGCGGTTATGGGTTTTACAGGTAAGCTGTCTATACTTATGTGCTTGTTATCCGGAAACCATAACCACCGAACGGTGCTGACCTGCAATAAAGACTCTCTTCACCATTCGTTATCGAATTCTATCGTCTACCAACCCATAAGACCCAAGGTTCTCGTATCGCTGTCCATGCAATCACGCCATCTCACTCGGGACCCCCTCTGTCCCTGTTGACGGTCTAAGAGGACTTTgccgtcgtccgccattccAATGACCTGCCCACCGGAGCCTATTGAGACGTGTAACCTGCACGACAAAGAAGT
The nucleotide sequence above comes from Anopheles bellator chromosome 1, idAnoBellAS_SP24_06.2, whole genome shotgun sequence. Encoded proteins:
- the LOC131216197 gene encoding transcriptional adapter 3; its protein translation is MADKGLVKRISLSSKNRSSFTVPGSASTVPGTSSGPVAAAIAAGSKLPPPAKQMANAVSSPGSPDQAVLIPHIKTTDNPKMLPKYMATLANTTDELVPAEDLDTIQLELELLLSTVALRSRVLKAELETIDKADERRERKGKHMEKAPASPGKRRRVEEKLKLRESAGKLIGHQIKISKIKHSATVVPPSPAPSQHTDDSMDAVPFLPQNHHLQHIGSDSSKPIVPKDDTPNKFWLSVEPYCMPISHEDLKLLDDLLEEYSGPLIPPIPELGPHYSTQWAADDIREEQDCVASSATSKTKSKNLTNGDVGKKEKLMGEGITGPLTQRLVSALMEENLHPDSNSTSNENSNSSSDVTNSNNARSAVALLKNGISIERRLRKELIEQGILDADDMPKSQQDDEILSEINRVRTELVVIAEYNSNEIRKLQSMAKDEMKRIEVKRKLDRVDQELMECYQKVIAARLKRRTLTKQEKDEVVRLAEEQKRLSDQLELMPVQGPFGRN
- the LOC131216431 gene encoding histone H1-like codes for the protein MKIMADSVATVAAPAAVPVAKSAKKAKAASAGLKKPKKAATHPPVNTMIVAAIKALKERNGSSLQAIKKYLAANYTTDVAKLAPFIKKALKTGVTNGKLVQTKGSGASGSFKLSAEAKKPVAEKKKKAAAPKKKPATSGDKKKTATKKPKAAVEKKKVKKAEGAKKAKTAVAAKKAKPAAAKKTAPKKSATPKQKSTKPSKKTGATKPKTPKPKKVGGVAKKPVAAAKKPAAAKK
- the LOC131216612 gene encoding uncharacterized protein LOC131216612; the protein is MECVRSLLHYASRCFTCQEDSSAQGNEPNERTHLLADPVSNSPAVRRTDTEIFTQEYPNSVPKKDEQSALEKILQETTENIIDVAALDTQKLEASEYNDRIRIYTQRLQQQWNNVNHPNQGENGSLLRDIPNPELVLASLPITTEDMSMIQSMVQKANVAVSEISVVHTENLVVPFRIP